A genomic segment from Neisseria perflava encodes:
- a CDS encoding beta-ketoacyl-ACP synthase, with protein sequence MNTPVYLSRPALTSALGSGLQVHADALLTPSENTPLTFSDQWVKGKTHAFGAVKETLMPLPDSIPEAHRSRNNQLILHALSQIDELIQTAIARYGKERVAVVTGTSTSGADENIPLFQHVVQGGGWTDVPFKQLQHTMASPSEFIAQVYGLDGLRYTVSTACTSGARALISAARLLRAGLCDAVICGGADTLSPLTINGFASLEVLSDGIAKPFSANRNGINIGEAAAFFVMTRDADFDGEMQLLGYGASSDAYHMSSPRPDGLGAAQSFQAALDKAGLKAEEIGWINLHGTGTQHNDSMESRAVAEVFGSHTLCTSTKPSTGHTLGAAGAIEAAFAWLMANHQYNPEGKLPPQQWDNVPDSELPNIALTDENSRWPSEKRIAASSSFAFGGSNAVLIIG encoded by the coding sequence ATGAATACTCCTGTTTATCTCAGCCGTCCGGCACTGACCAGCGCATTGGGCAGCGGCTTGCAAGTTCATGCCGATGCCTTACTCACGCCGTCTGAAAACACGCCCCTGACTTTTTCAGACCAATGGGTAAAAGGCAAAACGCATGCTTTCGGTGCAGTCAAAGAAACCCTGATGCCCCTGCCCGACAGCATCCCCGAAGCACACCGCAGCCGCAACAACCAGCTTATCCTGCACGCGCTTTCGCAAATAGACGAACTGATTCAGACGGCCATTGCCCGTTACGGCAAAGAAAGGGTCGCTGTCGTTACCGGTACGTCCACCAGTGGCGCAGACGAAAATATCCCTTTGTTCCAACACGTTGTCCAAGGCGGTGGATGGACGGATGTTCCGTTCAAACAGCTGCAACACACCATGGCTTCGCCCTCCGAATTTATCGCCCAAGTTTACGGTCTGGACGGCTTGCGCTATACCGTTTCCACCGCCTGCACTTCCGGCGCACGCGCCCTCATCAGTGCAGCCCGATTGCTTCGTGCCGGATTGTGTGATGCTGTGATTTGCGGCGGCGCGGATACGCTTTCTCCGCTGACGATCAATGGTTTTGCCTCTTTGGAAGTGCTTTCAGACGGCATTGCCAAGCCTTTTTCCGCCAACCGCAACGGCATCAATATCGGCGAAGCAGCCGCATTTTTCGTAATGACACGCGATGCCGATTTTGACGGCGAAATGCAGTTGCTCGGCTACGGCGCAAGCAGCGATGCCTACCATATGTCTTCGCCCCGCCCCGACGGTTTGGGTGCAGCCCAATCTTTTCAGGCCGCTTTGGATAAAGCCGGCTTGAAAGCGGAAGAGATCGGCTGGATCAATCTGCACGGCACCGGCACGCAGCACAACGACAGCATGGAAAGCCGAGCTGTTGCCGAAGTATTTGGCAGCCACACCCTTTGCACTTCAACCAAGCCGTCCACCGGTCATACCTTAGGCGCAGCTGGTGCGATCGAAGCCGCGTTTGCCTGGTTGATGGCCAACCACCAATACAATCCAGAAGGCAAACTGCCACCGCAACAATGGGACAACGTACCCGATTCCGAGCTGCCCAACATTGCTTTAACCGACGAAAACAGCCGCTGGCCGTCTGAAAAACGCATTGCCGCCAGCTCATCATTCGCTTTCGGCGGCAGCAATGCCGTTTTGATTATCGGATAA
- the radA gene encoding DNA repair protein RadA produces MAKAPKTIYQCSECGGTSPKWQGKCPHCGEWNTLQESLAAPEPKNARFQSWAADTSTVQSLSAVTATEVPRNPTGMGELDRVLGGGLVDGAVILLGGDPGIGKSTLLLQTIAKMAQSRKVLYVSGEESAQQVALRAQRLELPTEGVNLLAEIRMEAIQTALKQHQPEVVVIDSIQTMYSDQITSAPGSVSQVRECAAQLTRMAKQMGIAMILVGHVTKDGAIAGPRVLEHMVDTVLYFEGDQHSNYRMIRAIKNRFGAANELGVFAMTENGLKGVSNPSAIFLASYRDDTPGSCVLVTQEGSRPLLIEIQALVDDAHGFTPKRLTVGLEQNRLAMLLAVLNRHGGIACFDQDVFLNAVGGVKIGEPAADLAVILAMLSSFRNRPMPEKTVVFGEIGLSGEVRPVARGQERLKEAEKLGFKRAIVPKANMPRNAKEFPNLKIYGVSSLQEAIDVCRDGD; encoded by the coding sequence ATGGCAAAAGCCCCCAAAACCATCTACCAATGTTCCGAATGCGGCGGTACTTCCCCGAAATGGCAGGGTAAATGCCCGCATTGCGGCGAGTGGAACACGCTTCAGGAAAGCCTGGCCGCGCCCGAACCGAAAAACGCCCGTTTCCAATCTTGGGCGGCGGACACTTCGACCGTCCAATCCCTCTCCGCCGTTACCGCGACCGAAGTGCCGCGTAATCCGACCGGCATGGGCGAGCTTGACCGCGTATTGGGCGGTGGTTTGGTCGATGGCGCGGTCATCCTGCTCGGCGGCGACCCCGGCATCGGCAAATCTACGTTGCTGTTGCAAACCATCGCCAAAATGGCGCAAAGCCGTAAAGTGCTGTACGTTTCCGGTGAAGAATCCGCCCAACAAGTCGCCCTGCGCGCACAACGTTTGGAACTGCCTACCGAAGGCGTGAACCTGCTTGCTGAAATCCGCATGGAAGCGATTCAGACGGCCTTGAAACAGCATCAGCCCGAAGTCGTCGTTATCGACTCCATCCAAACCATGTATTCCGACCAAATCACTTCCGCCCCCGGTTCCGTGTCGCAGGTGCGCGAATGTGCCGCCCAACTGACGCGTATGGCGAAACAGATGGGCATCGCCATGATACTGGTCGGACACGTTACCAAAGACGGCGCGATTGCCGGCCCGCGCGTGCTGGAACACATGGTCGATACCGTGCTGTATTTCGAGGGCGACCAACATTCCAACTACCGCATGATACGCGCCATTAAAAACCGCTTCGGTGCGGCAAACGAACTGGGCGTATTCGCCATGACCGAAAACGGTTTAAAAGGCGTATCCAATCCGTCCGCCATTTTCCTCGCCAGCTACCGCGACGATACGCCCGGCTCGTGCGTTTTGGTTACACAAGAAGGCAGCCGCCCGCTTTTGATCGAAATTCAGGCATTGGTCGATGATGCACACGGTTTCACACCCAAACGACTCACCGTCGGTCTCGAACAAAACCGCCTCGCCATGCTGCTCGCCGTCCTCAACCGCCACGGCGGCATCGCCTGTTTCGACCAAGACGTGTTCCTCAATGCCGTCGGCGGCGTCAAAATCGGCGAACCCGCCGCCGACCTCGCCGTCATCCTCGCCATGCTCTCCAGCTTCCGCAACCGCCCCATGCCCGAAAAAACCGTGGTTTTCGGCGAAATCGGCCTCAGCGGCGAAGTCCGCCCTGTTGCACGCGGACAAGAGCGGCTCAAAGAAGCGGAAAAACTCGGCTTCAAACGCGCCATCGTCCCCAAAGCCAATATGCCGCGCAATGCCAAAGAGTTTCCGAACCTGAAAATCTACGGCGTCAGCAGTTTGCAGGAAGCGATTGATGTTTGTCGTGACGGGGACTAA
- a CDS encoding MMPL family transporter, with protein sequence MNLRLLNRLYTALILFLTLFLVYAFASQARIQTDLTALLPSEQQPDALLTAADKAAEAQLNSQVILLAGSTDAETAFQTASQIADAWRKSGVFEQVDSSMTPNLDKVRADMQKLSLAVLPQDEIRLLFEQPQAYFQARAEAAANPFATPSPLSLEQDWLGFGRFVADKANPQSRLQWDMDNGMLFAEDQGKTWVFLRGRLAGGDQFSGNDALLPLMAQSRQIASENGAETLSAGGALFAAVSKAAAEKESRIMSMVGLGLTFTLLLWVFRSGRVFLLSLPLAAGMLTGLAVALLTFGKVHILTIVIGTSLVGMLVDFPLHWLAPSVFGPSEKTVWQAESAIKHVLPSFAVSLTITVLGYALLWFTPLPVLRQTAVFSGFALFGAFGATVLWLPPLFRRYRAKTVPFAALTEKLYSLSGRLKNRLHKRGWLIVGGILLAVGLWRSDWRDDIRQWVNMPTAMLTEVQQIGRLSGTDFGGKYLVAEAQSEDALLKKTAELGHALQPLIVQGKLSGIQSPDQFILATTEQQKLQNRLRELTKLPDSWKPLTEIGIPRKTVRDALLQAADTQPLSLSDGLNTDLAEAWRSLYLGEVEPGRFAAVVRLNGMADEAAVRAAVQHISGVHWADKRAHLNELFHHTRNQAAWLKLASYALAWLLLWKMFGFKRGSKILAVPLAAAICTVAVLGLAGIPVSLFAMFGLLLVSAIGVDYAVYAATAHHSAPAKLGGMLLAAATTAISFALLAISSTPAVAAFGMTVTIGVAFNIWLAGTLLKN encoded by the coding sequence ATGAATCTTCGCCTCCTAAACCGCCTCTATACTGCCCTTATCCTGTTTCTTACCCTGTTTTTGGTTTATGCCTTTGCTTCACAAGCGCGCATCCAAACCGATTTGACCGCGTTGTTGCCAAGCGAGCAGCAACCCGATGCCTTACTGACGGCTGCGGATAAAGCCGCAGAAGCGCAGCTCAATTCGCAAGTTATTTTGCTTGCCGGCAGTACCGATGCCGAAACCGCTTTTCAGACGGCCTCTCAAATTGCCGATGCATGGCGCAAAAGCGGCGTATTTGAACAAGTCGACAGCAGCATGACGCCAAATTTGGACAAAGTGCGGGCGGATATGCAGAAGCTGAGCTTGGCCGTTTTGCCGCAAGACGAAATCCGCCTGCTGTTTGAGCAGCCGCAAGCCTATTTTCAAGCGCGCGCAGAAGCCGCGGCCAATCCTTTTGCCACCCCCTCCCCTTTGTCTTTAGAACAAGACTGGCTGGGCTTCGGACGCTTTGTTGCCGACAAAGCCAATCCGCAAAGCCGTTTGCAGTGGGACATGGACAACGGCATGTTGTTTGCCGAAGACCAAGGCAAAACTTGGGTATTTTTACGCGGACGGCTCGCCGGCGGCGATCAATTCTCCGGCAACGATGCCCTCTTACCGCTGATGGCGCAAAGCCGTCAAATCGCTTCGGAAAACGGCGCAGAAACCTTAAGCGCAGGTGGCGCATTGTTCGCCGCCGTATCCAAAGCAGCCGCAGAAAAAGAAAGCCGGATAATGAGCATGGTCGGGCTTGGGCTGACTTTTACGCTGCTGTTGTGGGTCTTCCGCAGCGGCCGCGTATTTTTGCTGTCCTTGCCTCTGGCAGCCGGTATGTTGACCGGATTGGCGGTTGCATTATTGACCTTCGGCAAAGTGCATATCCTGACCATCGTCATCGGCACCAGCTTGGTGGGTATGTTGGTGGATTTCCCGTTGCACTGGCTGGCTCCGTCAGTATTCGGGCCGTCTGAAAAGACTGTTTGGCAGGCCGAATCGGCAATAAAACATGTCTTGCCGAGCTTTGCCGTCAGCCTGACGATTACCGTCTTGGGCTACGCACTGCTGTGGTTCACCCCTTTGCCTGTACTGCGCCAAACCGCCGTATTTTCAGGCTTTGCCTTATTTGGTGCGTTTGGTGCCACCGTTTTATGGCTGCCGCCACTGTTTCGCCGCTACCGTGCCAAAACCGTGCCTTTTGCCGCATTAACCGAAAAGCTCTATTCCTTGTCAGGCCGTCTGAAAAACCGCCTGCACAAACGCGGCTGGTTAATCGTGGGCGGAATTTTGCTGGCAGTCGGACTGTGGCGCAGCGACTGGCGTGACGACATCCGTCAATGGGTCAATATGCCGACCGCGATGTTGACAGAAGTACAACAAATCGGCCGGTTGAGCGGTACGGATTTTGGCGGCAAATATTTGGTGGCCGAAGCACAAAGCGAAGATGCCCTGTTGAAGAAAACCGCCGAACTCGGCCACGCCCTGCAGCCCTTAATCGTGCAAGGCAAACTTTCCGGCATCCAATCGCCCGACCAATTCATCCTGGCGACAACGGAACAGCAAAAACTGCAAAACCGCCTGCGCGAATTGACCAAGTTGCCTGATAGCTGGAAACCGCTCACAGAAATCGGTATTCCGCGCAAAACTGTGCGCGATGCCCTGCTTCAAGCCGCCGATACGCAACCATTGTCGCTTTCAGACGGCCTGAATACCGATTTGGCAGAAGCTTGGCGTTCCTTGTATTTGGGCGAAGTGGAACCAGGCCGTTTTGCTGCCGTCGTGCGTTTGAACGGCATGGCCGATGAAGCCGCCGTACGCGCCGCAGTGCAACACATCTCCGGCGTACATTGGGCAGACAAACGCGCCCACTTAAACGAGCTTTTCCACCACACGCGCAATCAGGCCGCATGGTTGAAACTGGCTTCCTATGCGTTGGCATGGCTGCTTTTGTGGAAAATGTTCGGTTTCAAACGCGGCAGCAAAATCCTTGCCGTGCCGCTGGCCGCCGCCATCTGCACCGTTGCCGTACTCGGTTTGGCCGGCATTCCCGTCAGCCTGTTTGCCATGTTCGGCCTGCTTTTAGTATCCGCCATCGGCGTGGACTATGCCGTCTATGCCGCCACTGCACATCACAGCGCGCCGGCAAAATTAGGCGGTATGCTGCTTGCCGCAGCGACGACAGCCATTTCCTTTGCCCTGCTCGCCATCAGCAGCACGCCCGCTGTTGCCGCGTTCGGCATGACGGTTACCATCGGCGTGGCATTCAATATTTGGCTGGCAGGCACATTATTGAAAAATTAG
- a CDS encoding murein hydrolase activator EnvC family protein, producing MRYKPLILALLLSFSLPTYAAKDTPKEKAATVKKAAPVKKEKEATKADVKKETSKKQAVKEKEEDKKTVKAKVSKEKETADKNERASAKNKTVKAAEAAADNKKANRKAEEPKETAKDKKAAAAKSGKAKEQDKKTAEDKKDSKAKEPVKKEEPKETKAKEPAKKVAEDKKDGKKTKEPVKKAAEDKKAEAKEPAKKAVDDKKDTKAKEQNKKAEPKVEPKATSSADNDFKAAVTAAANDMETKKSFAKRNEGFIIHVNATLKQLQQTRNNLSGINRKQRDAWEKFQKLNADANQLKAEVSNTRAQISRFVSGNYKNSQPNAVALFLKNADAGQKTRFLRYTRYINNANDQVMRDLEKQQKELAAQEQKINNELAYLKKLQANIQASLRQQGVTNTAEQAESRRQNAQIAKEAQKKINHRENEQRLNNLLKDLEKRKAEQRKAEAEARKKAAEARLAAAEKARKEQAAAQQKAEAERAAMSTLTDEDMKLQAPNTQGFTVSNANSFSRMQGRLKKPVNGTLAGLFGQDRGDGEVWKGVFYNTVPAPVSSIASGTVTFAGEIEGYGKVVVLDHGDGYVSIYSGLNEIDIAQNYAVNAGSKIGTSGTLPSGETGLYLEVRYNGQVMNPLSWIN from the coding sequence ATGCGTTACAAACCCCTCATCCTCGCCCTGCTGCTCAGCTTCTCCCTGCCAACCTATGCTGCCAAAGACACGCCGAAAGAAAAAGCGGCCACCGTCAAAAAAGCTGCGCCCGTGAAAAAAGAGAAAGAAGCCACTAAGGCAGATGTAAAAAAAGAAACCTCAAAAAAACAAGCGGTAAAAGAAAAAGAGGAAGACAAAAAAACGGTTAAAGCCAAAGTCTCCAAAGAGAAGGAAACTGCCGACAAAAACGAACGCGCTTCAGCCAAAAACAAAACGGTTAAAGCCGCCGAAGCTGCAGCCGACAATAAAAAGGCCAACCGTAAAGCCGAAGAGCCTAAAGAAACAGCAAAAGACAAAAAAGCCGCAGCTGCAAAATCCGGCAAAGCCAAAGAACAAGACAAAAAAACTGCTGAAGATAAAAAAGACAGCAAAGCCAAAGAACCCGTAAAAAAAGAAGAACCTAAGGAAACTAAAGCCAAAGAACCTGCTAAAAAAGTGGCCGAGGATAAAAAAGACGGCAAAAAAACCAAAGAGCCAGTAAAAAAAGCAGCCGAAGACAAAAAGGCCGAAGCTAAAGAGCCTGCAAAAAAAGCTGTTGACGACAAAAAAGACACAAAAGCCAAAGAGCAAAACAAAAAAGCCGAGCCTAAAGTTGAGCCTAAAGCCACTTCTTCAGCCGACAACGATTTCAAAGCAGCCGTAACTGCCGCCGCCAACGATATGGAAACCAAAAAATCCTTTGCCAAACGCAACGAGGGTTTCATTATCCATGTCAATGCCACGCTCAAACAGCTGCAACAAACACGCAACAACCTCTCCGGCATCAACCGCAAACAACGCGACGCATGGGAAAAATTCCAAAAACTCAATGCCGATGCCAACCAGTTAAAAGCCGAAGTTTCCAACACTCGCGCCCAAATTTCGCGTTTTGTGTCCGGCAACTATAAAAACAGCCAGCCCAACGCGGTCGCCCTCTTCCTGAAAAACGCCGATGCCGGCCAAAAAACCCGCTTCCTGCGTTACACGCGTTATATCAACAACGCCAACGACCAAGTTATGAGAGACTTGGAAAAACAACAAAAAGAGCTGGCGGCGCAAGAGCAAAAAATCAACAATGAATTGGCTTACCTGAAAAAACTGCAAGCCAATATTCAGGCTTCATTGCGTCAACAAGGCGTAACCAATACCGCCGAACAAGCCGAAAGCCGCCGTCAAAACGCGCAAATAGCCAAAGAAGCGCAAAAGAAAATCAACCACAGAGAAAACGAGCAACGCCTCAACAACCTCTTGAAAGATTTGGAAAAACGCAAAGCCGAGCAACGCAAAGCCGAAGCCGAAGCACGTAAAAAAGCCGCCGAAGCCCGCTTGGCCGCTGCCGAAAAAGCCCGCAAAGAGCAGGCTGCCGCCCAGCAAAAAGCCGAAGCCGAACGCGCCGCCATGTCCACGCTAACTGACGAAGACATGAAACTGCAAGCCCCGAACACCCAAGGCTTTACCGTCAGCAACGCCAACAGCTTCAGCCGTATGCAAGGCCGTCTGAAAAAACCGGTCAACGGCACACTGGCAGGCCTGTTCGGTCAAGACCGCGGCGATGGCGAAGTTTGGAAAGGCGTGTTCTACAATACCGTTCCTGCTCCGGTCAGCAGCATTGCCTCAGGCACGGTTACTTTTGCCGGCGAGATTGAAGGCTACGGTAAAGTGGTCGTCCTCGACCACGGCGACGGCTATGTCAGCATTTACTCCGGTCTGAACGAAATCGACATCGCCCAAAACTATGCCGTCAATGCCGGTAGCAAGATTGGCACCAGCGGCACTTTGCCGTCGGGCGAAACCGGCCTTTACCTTGAAGTCCGCTACAACGGACAAGTCATGAATCCGCTTTCATGGATTAACTGA
- a CDS encoding DUF4198 domain-containing protein produces the protein MKKTALLIASAFLFSTAAHAHRVWVETAHTHGGEYLEAELGYGEFPELEPIAKDRLHIFSKPMQLVTEKGKENMIQKGTYNYQYRSKLPVKDGSYLVTAEYQPTFWSKNNAGWKQASIKEMPDASYCEQTRMFGKNIVNVGHESADTAIITKQVGQHLEIVPLDNPANVHVGERFKVRVLFNGEPLPNATVTATFDGFDTSDRSKTHKTEAQAFSDTTDDKGEVSIIPLRQGFWKASVEHKADFPDQSVCQKQANYTTMTFQIGHSHH, from the coding sequence ATGAAAAAAACCGCTTTGCTTATCGCATCCGCCTTCCTGTTCAGCACTGCCGCACACGCCCATCGCGTTTGGGTTGAAACCGCCCACACACATGGCGGCGAATACCTTGAAGCCGAATTGGGCTATGGCGAATTCCCTGAGCTTGAACCTATCGCCAAAGACCGCCTGCACATTTTCAGCAAACCCATGCAACTGGTAACTGAAAAAGGCAAAGAAAACATGATTCAAAAAGGCACATACAATTACCAATACCGCAGCAAATTGCCGGTCAAAGACGGTAGCTACCTCGTTACCGCCGAATACCAACCGACTTTCTGGTCAAAAAACAACGCGGGTTGGAAGCAGGCAAGCATCAAAGAAATGCCTGATGCAAGCTATTGCGAGCAAACCCGTATGTTCGGTAAAAACATCGTCAATGTCGGCCACGAAAGCGCAGATACCGCCATTATCACCAAGCAAGTCGGCCAACATTTGGAAATCGTTCCTTTGGACAACCCTGCCAACGTCCACGTCGGCGAACGCTTCAAAGTCCGCGTCCTCTTCAATGGCGAGCCGCTGCCCAACGCTACCGTTACCGCCACATTTGACGGCTTCGACACCAGCGACCGCAGCAAAACCCACAAAACCGAAGCCCAAGCCTTCTCCGATACAACGGACGACAAAGGCGAAGTCAGCATTATTCCCCTGCGCCAAGGCTTCTGGAAAGCCAGCGTAGAACACAAAGCCGATTTCCCCGATCAAAGCGTGTGCCAAAAACAGGCTAACTACACCACAATGACCTTCCAGATCGGTCATTCACATCATTAA
- a CDS encoding S41 family peptidase, producing MSTKSTLKKVAIYTLGAFSGIALSLSVQSFAAEKDKKDNEALPVQTIRTMAEVYGQIKANYYQDKPDAELFEGAMKGMVSDLDPHSEYMDKKGYAEMKESTSGEFGGLGMEIGQEDGFVKVVAPIEDTPAERAGVKSGDFIVKIDNTSTRGLTVSEAVKKMRGKPGTKITLTLSRKNADKPIVVNLTRAIIKVKSVRHHLLEKDYGYIRVSQFQERTVAALNEAAQALVKENKGPLKGIILDLRDDPGGLLNGAVGVSAAFLQPDVTVVSTKGRNKKEGMVLKATAEDYITTSGKDPLAGLPAELKTIPMTVLINAGSASASEIVAGALQDHKRAVVVGTQSFGKGSVQTLIPLSGGSAVKLTTALYYTPNDRSIQAQGIVPDVEVKDKDRAFESREADLVGHIGNPLGGQDVNSSNETPANTETKADKDKSKKDKDEDISSRRIPNPAKDDQLRKALDLVKNPAEWQKSLGLAAKKPAPKKDADKDSKK from the coding sequence ATGTCAACAAAATCCACTTTGAAAAAAGTTGCAATCTACACTCTCGGCGCATTTAGCGGCATCGCCCTCAGTCTGAGTGTACAAAGTTTTGCCGCCGAAAAAGACAAAAAAGACAACGAGGCCCTTCCCGTGCAAACCATCCGCACCATGGCAGAAGTGTACGGCCAAATCAAAGCCAACTATTACCAAGACAAACCCGATGCCGAGCTTTTTGAAGGCGCAATGAAAGGCATGGTGTCCGACCTCGATCCGCATTCCGAGTATATGGACAAAAAAGGCTATGCCGAAATGAAAGAATCCACCAGCGGCGAATTCGGCGGCCTGGGCATGGAAATCGGACAAGAAGACGGCTTCGTCAAAGTCGTTGCCCCGATTGAAGACACGCCGGCAGAACGTGCCGGCGTAAAAAGCGGCGACTTCATCGTCAAAATCGACAATACCTCTACGCGCGGCCTGACCGTCAGCGAAGCCGTCAAAAAAATGCGCGGCAAACCGGGTACCAAAATTACCCTGACCCTTTCACGCAAAAATGCCGACAAACCCATCGTCGTCAACCTGACCCGCGCCATCATCAAAGTCAAAAGCGTGCGCCATCACCTGCTTGAAAAAGACTACGGCTACATCCGCGTTTCCCAATTCCAAGAGCGCACCGTTGCCGCACTCAACGAAGCCGCACAAGCCCTTGTCAAAGAAAACAAAGGTCCGCTCAAAGGCATCATTCTCGACTTGCGCGACGACCCAGGCGGCCTGCTCAATGGCGCAGTCGGCGTATCCGCAGCCTTCCTGCAACCTGACGTAACCGTTGTCAGCACCAAAGGCCGTAACAAAAAAGAAGGCATGGTTCTCAAAGCAACTGCCGAAGACTACATCACCACCAGCGGCAAAGACCCGTTGGCCGGATTACCTGCCGAGCTGAAAACCATTCCTATGACCGTCCTGATTAACGCAGGCTCTGCCTCCGCTTCCGAAATCGTTGCCGGCGCATTGCAAGACCACAAACGCGCCGTCGTCGTCGGCACACAAAGTTTCGGCAAAGGCTCGGTGCAAACCCTGATTCCGCTTTCTGGCGGCAGCGCAGTCAAATTGACCACCGCCCTTTACTACACGCCGAACGACCGCTCGATTCAGGCGCAAGGCATTGTTCCTGACGTTGAAGTCAAAGACAAAGACCGCGCCTTTGAAAGCCGCGAAGCCGATTTGGTCGGCCATATCGGTAATCCGCTGGGCGGCCAAGACGTCAACAGCAGCAACGAAACGCCTGCCAACACAGAAACCAAAGCCGATAAAGACAAGTCCAAAAAAGACAAAGACGAAGACATCTCCAGCCGCCGCATTCCCAATCCGGCCAAAGACGATCAGCTCCGTAAAGCCTTGGACTTAGTGAAAAATCCAGCCGAATGGCAAAAATCTTTGGGCTTGGCAGCGAAAAAACCTGCACCGAAAAAAGATGCGGATAAAGACAGTAAGAAATAA
- a CDS encoding pseudouridine synthase, with product MNDLIILNKPYGVICQFSAHEKHQCLKDFVEKPGFYPAGRLDTDSEGLLLLTNNGRLQAQIADPKFKQVKTYWVQVEGSPDEAKLDLLRRGVDLGDFVTRPAEVRVLEEGEADILWSRVPPIRVRKSVPDFWVEIKISEGKNRQVRRMTAKAGFPCLRLVRVAIGRLNLFDLNLELGQWRFAPHRP from the coding sequence ATGAACGATTTGATTATCCTAAACAAGCCTTATGGCGTGATTTGCCAGTTTTCTGCACATGAAAAACATCAGTGCCTGAAGGATTTTGTCGAGAAACCGGGATTTTATCCGGCCGGCCGTTTGGATACGGACAGCGAGGGTTTGCTGCTGCTGACCAATAATGGCCGTTTGCAGGCGCAGATTGCCGACCCGAAATTCAAGCAGGTCAAAACTTATTGGGTGCAGGTGGAGGGTTCTCCTGATGAAGCCAAATTGGATTTATTGCGCCGTGGCGTAGATTTGGGTGATTTTGTCACCCGTCCGGCCGAGGTTAGGGTATTGGAAGAGGGCGAAGCGGATATTTTATGGTCGCGCGTGCCGCCGATTCGCGTGCGTAAGTCTGTGCCTGATTTTTGGGTGGAAATCAAAATTTCGGAAGGGAAAAACCGCCAAGTGCGAAGGATGACGGCGAAAGCAGGCTTTCCATGTTTGCGCTTGGTCCGTGTGGCAATAGGCCGTCTGAATCTGTTTGATTTGAATTTGGAATTGGGACAATGGCGGTTTGCGCCGCATCGTCCTTAA
- a CDS encoding 4'-phosphopantetheinyl transferase family protein, with protein MDTTPLQCLLADPSFTACYDHASLNAADSQRFAATPQLAQRQDWQVSRALKQQTDLPTVSLSHSQGFAALLCAPHPLTAGIDIEFIRPRDFKALSALVCTQEEQDFLETANWPSETFYRLWCFKEALIKAANLDFPSDMKSVGYVFDSGQPVGLRAGNQTDWRGTSAILADTMALSCVWQGKAVALQWQFFGSLQPNDLTDPQTI; from the coding sequence ATGGATACGACACCTCTTCAATGCCTGCTGGCCGATCCGTCTTTTACCGCCTGCTACGACCATGCTTCTCTAAACGCAGCCGATTCCCAACGTTTTGCCGCCACGCCTCAACTGGCGCAGCGTCAGGACTGGCAAGTCAGCCGAGCATTAAAACAGCAAACCGATTTACCGACTGTATCACTGAGCCACAGCCAAGGCTTTGCCGCTTTATTGTGTGCGCCTCATCCCTTAACAGCCGGTATCGATATCGAATTTATCCGCCCGCGTGATTTCAAAGCGCTGTCGGCTTTGGTCTGCACGCAGGAAGAACAAGACTTTTTGGAAACGGCAAACTGGCCGTCTGAAACGTTTTACCGATTGTGGTGTTTCAAGGAAGCCTTGATTAAAGCGGCAAATTTGGATTTCCCGTCAGACATGAAATCGGTCGGCTATGTTTTCGATTCAGGGCAACCCGTCGGTTTACGCGCCGGAAATCAAACCGATTGGCGCGGCACAAGCGCGATTTTGGCGGATACGATGGCACTTTCCTGCGTTTGGCAGGGAAAAGCCGTCGCCCTGCAATGGCAGTTTTTTGGTTCGCTCCAACCCAATGATTTAACCGACCCGCAAACCATCTAA